GAGTTTGCTCGCGGCCTCCTTTCCCGCTTGGACGGCAATCAGCGTACTTTTGGGAAATTTACCTTTTTGATGTTCTGCAAAAACAAGCACGTTGCCCATAGTTGCTCCTTAAATGACTTTCGCCTCGGTATGGAGGAGATCGAGCAGGGCTCGAACGGTTTCGACCTTCTTTCCGCCTTCTTTCTTCTTCGGCGGCTCCATCTTCACGATCTTGAGTCGTGGGGTAATGTCGGCACCGAGGTCGCCGACCGGGATTTCTTTGATCTCTTTTTTCCTGGCTTTCATGATGCCGGGAAGCGAAGCGTAGCGCGGCTCGTTGAGACGGAGATCGGCAGTAATAATAGCGGGGAGCGAGAACCCAATGGTTTCCAGACCGCCGTCGACCTCGCGAGTCACGGTCGCGGATTTTTGGTCTGCCCCGAATTCGATCTTCGAGGCGAAGGTGCCTTGCGGCCACTCAAGCAACGCAGCGAGCATCTGCCCGGCTTGGTTGGAGTCGTCGTCGATCGCTTGCTTGCCCATCAGCACCAATTCGGGGTTTTCTTTTTCCACGAGCTTGGCGAGCAGCTTCGCGACGGCAAGAGAATCGAGTGCCTGCTCGCACAGGACGAGAATGGCGCGATCCGCCCCCATGGCTAGGCCGGTACGGAGCTGTTCGGAGACCGACTTGCCGCCGATGCTGACGAGCACCACTTCGCCTGGGCCGTGTTTCTCTTTGATGCGCAGCGCCTCTTCAATAGCGATTTCATCGAACGGATTAATGACGTATTTGATATTGTCGGTGACAATGCCGGACCCGTCAGGTTTAACCCGGATCGTGGTCTCCGGGTCGGGGACCCGTTTGACCGTCACGAGTGTTTTCACGGGGATAGTCCTCCTAGAGTGGGAAATTCGATTGGGGGCGAGTTAAAAGACCGCCCCTAATTCATCGCGTCGTTCCGCCGGTGTCAAGGACTGACAGCGTTATCCGTTGTTGTAGCCGAGGCGGTTCGAGAGGTCACGCCCCG
Above is a window of Deltaproteobacteria bacterium DNA encoding:
- a CDS encoding electron transfer flavoprotein subunit beta/FixA family protein, coding for MKTLVTVKRVPDPETTIRVKPDGSGIVTDNIKYVINPFDEIAIEEALRIKEKHGPGEVVLVSIGGKSVSEQLRTGLAMGADRAILVLCEQALDSLAVAKLLAKLVEKENPELVLMGKQAIDDDSNQAGQMLAALLEWPQGTFASKIEFGADQKSATVTREVDGGLETIGFSLPAIITADLRLNEPRYASLPGIMKARKKEIKEIPVGDLGADITPRLKIVKMEPPKKKEGGKKVETVRALLDLLHTEAKVI